CCGGGCAAACGCTCAAGCAGGGAACCCTGATCAAATCGATCCGTCTGACCGGCGATGCGCAGGAGATCGATTGCAAATATCCGGGAATCAAGGGCCTTGTCCTGCGCGCGGAATTTGTTCGCAAGCGATGACCTGCAGCATGGGCGGACGAAGGAATTTGTAGGTGTTGCTCCCTAAATGAGAGCCAATGCCTCGCACACAGAATCAACCATCCTGTTGATTTATAAAGAACCTTGGGCAGCAGTTGCAAAACGAACAACCGGAGCGCCCGCAATTACAATTGCCGCATTGCGCTCACCCTCTATGCTGCAATGCAACAAGATAAGGGTGCTGAAGGCAATCTTTCCTTGTCCATCAGGAGACATTGCCATGTTTAATGCTTCGTTCGCAATCACCGCCGCCGCCCTTCTGCTCGCCGCCCCGGCTGTCGCCAGCGCAGCAGAATCCGAAACCGGAAGCTTCACGCATCAGGGCGTGAAGTATGATTACACCGCTGAACAGCAGGGTGAAGTCAAGGTTCTCAAGGGTTCTGCCTATGCCGGCAAAGTGCCTTTCGAACTCCGCGTGACAAAGCGCACCGTTACCGGCCGCTTCAATGGCCGTCCTGTTGCGTTCGACGTCAAGGACATCAAGCCGCTGACAAGCAAGGCGGCAACGCTCGCCGATTGAAAGCGTAGCAATACGGGGCTTCCCCGCGATTTTGCCACACGCAATACCGTGCGCAATATCAAGGCAAGTGCGAAACCCGTAAGCCGCATCAGCTTTCCGCTGGCCCGGTAGGATCACGGGGCGCTCCGCAAGGGGCGCCCCGTTTCCGTTTATGACACAAGGGCCGGAACCTGCACCGCTCTCCACCATTTTGATCGATGATGGATTGAACGGTGGAAGCAATGCTCAAGATGAAAAAGGCCCTGACCTGCGTCGTGGCAATTGGTGTCCTCGTCGGCATCGTATCCGCGCAAGCGGTGCCCACGAAACTCGTGTCTGTGCAGGACCGTCGATCAGAGATTGCGGCCGCAGAAGACTATCCCGAAATCGTGGCGGTGAGTTACGATGCCATGACCGGTCCCTATTTTGCGCCCAGGGCGTATACTGCGATCGCACCGATTATCCGCGAGCCAGCCTTTGAAGAGCTGGTCGAGCCGGAAGATGAATATCAGGCAGTGGATCAACCATTGTATGATTCTGCGGTGGAAGCAGGTGACTATGCCCGCAGCGAGGCCCGAACCGAACGGGAAATCGTGGAGGTGCAGGACCCGCCAGTTGAACTATTCATCGAAATCTGAAACGGCGTCACCCTCTCGGCCCGCCCAGCACCCGAACATCCAGACCGCTTCCGGCATCTGTGGCACCATGGCGTTCGCGGATCACTCCGCATTCAGCCTTGATCGCGGCATCGTCGAGATCACGATCAATCACGTAGCGGGCGATCACCATGCCGTCTGATACATCGGTCACGCAAATATAGCGGATTGCCGATTGCGCCGACAATTCATCGAGATCGATTCCGTCTGCAAGCGTCCACGATTTCCCACCATGTGAATGGATGGCACGGTCGCAATAGCGGCATGTTGACAGGAGCATGCCGTCCTCACCCCGATGCTTTCGGGAAGACGGCACATGGATGCGCGAATACCAGCAGTGTGTAAGGGTATGGGATGTTGCAGGCCGGATCAGCATTGTTACACCATCAGGCAATATGGTGAAAATCGCGGCAACGGTGATGTAAGGGAATTTGCGCGGGCGGGTCGATGGGGCGTCAGGCAAGCGTTACGAAAATTTCCGCGATGAGAAGCCACTCTTCCCGGACATTTCGCCATTTTGCGGCATAAGCGCCCGATGCCGAAGGCGCAGCCTGATCGTCGGCAATCCCCCGCCAACGGCCATACTCCATGGCAACAGGTTCCACCGCGGAGGCAATGACGGTTTCGGTGGTGCGGGTATAGACAGTGCGCGGCGTTGCGGAAAATTCGCGTTTCCAGGCAAGGGATTGCGCCTTGCGACCGGAGATCACGGCGCTATCCGTGCCGGCGATCATCACAACGTCGGGCGAAAGTATCGCGTTGATCGCGGTAAGATCGGCTGCGGCAATGGCGCGATTGAATTCAGCGCGGCGCAGGCGAATCTGGATTTCGGCAGTCATCGACAAAGGATCATTCCCGGCGGCGAGCGATAGGTCCGGCCGCCGGGAATGTTTTTCAAATCAGGCCGAAGCGAGATTGACGGCCGAAGCCTTGCCATTGCGGCCGGTTTCGACTTCGTAGCTGAGGCGCTGGTCGCGCTCAAGCGTGGCCATGCCGGCTGCCTGGACGGCCGAGATGTGCACGAAGCTGTCAGTGCCGCCGTTGTCAGGCTGAATGAAGCCATAGCCCTTGTCGGTATTGAAGAATTTCACGGTGCCTACTGGCATGAGCTGTTCCTTTCGAGAACGATGGTTGCCCGGCCGCAAAAGCGCGAACGGGCCGTGCGTCGGATCGTCATTCGAAAGGAAGTCGTCGTCAAAAGCCGCCAGTGCCGACCCGTAAAGGCCCGAAAAGGCGGAGATTTTCTGCCGAAGTCCGTTGGAAAGTTCAACGTCAGCAACGGCCCACTAGCACGCTCACCATGCTTTTCCTAATCATTCCGGGATGGCGCGGGGCAAGCCGACGGGGTGGAGTACCGCCCTGCCGCATTGGCGCAGGGCGGGATTAGCGGTTATGCAACCGGGATGAACGATTCCCCGATCATCCTCATCGATGGCGATGCCTGCCCGGTGAAGGAAGAGGCCTACAAGGTCGCATTTCGCCGCAATGTGCCCGTCACCGTCGTCAGCAATTCACCGTTCCGGGTGCCGGTGCACCCACTGGTAAAGCGGGTGGTCGTCAACGATGGATTCGACGCCGCCGACGACTGGATTGCCGATGCTGCGCATGCAAAATCGGTCGTCATCACTGCGGACATCCTGCTGGCCGGGCGCTGCCTGAAAGTCGGCGCGCATGTGCTCTCGCCCGCGGGCAAGCCTTTCACCACAAGTTCCATTGGCAGCCAGATTGCAACGCGCGCGATCATGGCCGATCTGCGCGCGGGCGGCGACATCATTGGCGGCCCTGCCCCGTTTTTCAGGACCGACCGTTCACGCTTCCTGCAATCGCTTGATGAGGTGTTGGCGCGGCTTTCGCGTTAACGTTCGCTATTGCCCGGCAAAGCGCCTAGCCCCACCGCAGGGCAACCGCCCGCCGGAGAACGATAATGGCGAAGAGCCAGAAGAAATCGAGCAAGGAAATCCGCAAGCCAAAGGCGGAAAAGCCCAAGAAACTCAACGCGTCCAATCCGTCGCAGAAGCCGGGCGTGGTGGCCGGGCTGGATAACATGAAGCGGACGTGAGCGGCGAAGACTGACCGGCGCTCTCGCCCCCTCCCGCGAACGGAAGGGGGTGACCGGCATCAGCGGCAGCGGACGTTGCTGCGATTGCTGCGGTTTCCGCTATCGACCGCTGCGCCCACCGCAGCTCCACTGATGCCGCCAATGATGGCGCCCAGAACCGTGCTGTCACCAGGAGCGATGATCGCGCCCGCCGCAGCGCCACCCAGACCGCCGACGATCAACCCGGTCGAGCCGTCCGAACGGCGGCAGTAATAGCGATTGTCCCGCCCGCGATAGACGCGATCTTCATACGACAACTGCCGTTCGCGATAGCGCGAATTGTTGCGATAGTAACGATCCGCCTCATAGCGGCCATAACGAGGATCGGGATTGTTGTAATCGTAGCGTCCATTCTGTTCGTAATAGCCGCGATCGTAATATCCCCATTCGTCGCCATTGGCGTAACCGGGGCGATCGTAACAGCCATTGCTGGCGCAGGCTCCGGTCAATGTGGCGGCTGCGAGTGCGGTGAGCATCAGGGCCTTGTTCATGGCGCCTTCTCCGTTGCTTGAGCGGGGCGCGATGACGCCCGTTGTGTTTATCGCAATGGATGGCGGGCATGGACGTTCCCGAAAGTGGCAGGCGATGGTTGCGCGGCGAAGGCCGATTGCTTAAATCAGGACGGGCATGACCCCGATTTCCTTTCGATCCCGCCTGCGCGCATTCCAGACGATGCGCGGCGATCCGCCAGAGGCGGGGTTCATCGCCGATCTGGAATTCCTCGAAAACCGTGATCTTGACCTGTCGGTGCGGCTTGGCGCGATGCTGGGGTTCAATGCGCTGCTGATCACCATCGGCACACATCCGATATCGGCCAGTCCCGGCGCGCCGCTATCGGTGGATGCGGCAAGCCAAGGCGCGTTGGTGCTCGCCAATCTGGTTGCCCTGGCGCCGTTGGTGGTGTCCTGCTTCCTCGCCTTGCGCGCAATGCTGTTGGGTGAAGAGTTCGACGCCGATGGCCTTGAAGGTGATGCCGCGCTGCGCCAGCGCCTGTTCGCCAGCTTCGTCCATTCGATCGACGCCCAGGCCCGCCTGCTCCGCCACGCGATCCGCTGGACCATCGCAGGCGGCGCGCTGACGCTGCTGGTGTGGGCGGCGATCTTGTTTGAGAAGGTGGTTTAGCGCTGGCAGCGCCCCACACATCGCGTCGTCACCCTGACCTTTTTTGGCAATTATCCCACAAAGGGTCGCGTCTCTTTCGCCATGCTGAACTTGTTTCAGCATCTATCTCTCGCCACGAACCGCCGTATGTGGGGATGGATGGACCCTGAAGCAAGTTCAGGGTGACGGGTTTTGGGGCGTTGTTTGGGCTGGGTTTGTGTTTGGGGAGGGCCACCACCCCCAACCCCCTCCTCTGAAGAGGAGGGGGCTTTTTTGTTGGGGCGACGTCGCCCTGCACACTCCGCTGCGACTAAGACTTGCTGTGCAAGCCTAAGTCTCGCTCCCCTCCCCCCTTAGACAGGCTCAGGATGAGCGGGAGGGGTTGGGGATGGGGTTGGCCTCAGTCGTGTTCCCGTCCCCCTGCGCCGATGTAGAGTTCGCGGCCGCCTTCG
This genomic interval from Novosphingobium sp. CECT 9465 contains the following:
- a CDS encoding nuclear transport factor 2 family protein, which codes for MSMTAEIQIRLRRAEFNRAIAAADLTAINAILSPDVVMIAGTDSAVISGRKAQSLAWKREFSATPRTVYTRTTETVIASAVEPVAMEYGRWRGIADDQAAPSASGAYAAKWRNVREEWLLIAEIFVTLA
- a CDS encoding cold-shock protein — its product is MPVGTVKFFNTDKGYGFIQPDNGGTDSFVHISAVQAAGMATLERDQRLSYEVETGRNGKASAVNLASA
- a CDS encoding YaiI/YqxD family protein; translation: MNDSPIILIDGDACPVKEEAYKVAFRRNVPVTVVSNSPFRVPVHPLVKRVVVNDGFDAADDWIADAAHAKSVVITADILLAGRCLKVGAHVLSPAGKPFTTSSIGSQIATRAIMADLRAGGDIIGGPAPFFRTDRSRFLQSLDEVLARLSR